One genomic window of Candidatus Nitrosopumilus sediminis includes the following:
- a CDS encoding SDR family NAD(P)-dependent oxidoreductase, whose amino-acid sequence MRLNDKVAIVTGASSDIGKGIAKRFAEEGAKVVLVARNLEQLEITRKEIGNEGSTVSISCDLTDESQVLQAVNQIMDTYGKIDILVNNAGAINDPVHFHEMQDSEIKKLIDVNLLGVFHMTKAVLSKMSDVKSGAIVNVGSISSERAIPRVHLAVYSSTKAAISMFTKSIAVEYARRNIRCNCVNPGIINSGMIKPYLDDPQARKVLEERLPLARVGEPEDVANAALYLASDEANWVTGAILNVDGGKTASEG is encoded by the coding sequence ATGCGCTTAAATGATAAAGTTGCCATTGTCACAGGTGCGTCAAGTGACATAGGTAAAGGAATCGCAAAAAGATTTGCAGAGGAAGGAGCCAAAGTCGTCTTGGTTGCAAGAAATTTGGAACAATTAGAAATTACTAGAAAAGAGATAGGCAATGAAGGTTCAACAGTATCAATATCATGTGATTTAACTGATGAATCCCAAGTATTACAAGCAGTAAATCAAATTATGGATACTTATGGGAAAATAGATATTTTAGTAAACAATGCAGGGGCAATAAATGATCCAGTACATTTTCATGAAATGCAAGATTCTGAAATTAAAAAATTAATTGATGTAAACCTGCTGGGAGTTTTCCACATGACTAAAGCAGTACTTTCAAAAATGTCTGATGTCAAAAGCGGAGCCATTGTTAATGTAGGTTCAATCTCAAGTGAAAGAGCAATCCCAAGAGTTCATTTAGCAGTATATTCATCCACCAAAGCTGCAATTTCGATGTTTACAAAATCTATCGCAGTTGAATATGCAAGAAGGAACATCAGATGCAATTGTGTTAATCCAGGAATCATCAATTCAGGAATGATCAAGCCATATCTAGATGATCCACAAGCAAGAAAAGTGCTTGAAGAAAGATTGCCTCTTGCAAGAGTAGGAGAACCAGAAGATGTTGCAAATGCAGCATTGTATTTGGCTTCAGATGAAGCAAACTGGGTAACAGGAGCCATATTGAATGTAGATGGCGGTAAAACAGCTTCAGAAGGATGA
- a CDS encoding NAD(P)-dependent oxidoreductase, which translates to MEKIGIIGLGMLGNAVALHLLDLDFKITAYNRTKEKTNQLKEKGAIIAESPKEVAENSELIIIVVKDADAVRQISFDKNGIIEGNHEKLIVADMSTIDPMESKKISKIFQDFNIDKLDIPVMGGPNVAITGDLVMMASGNKESFEKCEKVFNSIANKVFFLGESGVAHSVKLAMNLQITMLALALSEGITLVKKSDVDPKIFLEILNSTYFKTGMSEKKAYKMIDGKYDTTFTLANLKKDITTMTNTAKSLGIKLPMITKAEEVYQNAIKEGFGDVDYTGIIEYLKKINE; encoded by the coding sequence TTGGAAAAAATAGGAATTATAGGTTTGGGAATGCTTGGCAATGCAGTAGCATTACATTTGCTAGATTTAGATTTTAAAATTACAGCATATAACAGAACAAAAGAAAAAACAAATCAGTTAAAAGAAAAAGGTGCAATAATTGCAGAGTCGCCTAAAGAGGTTGCAGAAAATTCAGAATTAATCATTATCGTGGTAAAAGATGCCGATGCAGTAAGACAAATTTCATTTGATAAAAACGGAATCATTGAAGGCAATCACGAAAAATTAATTGTCGCAGACATGAGCACCATTGATCCTATGGAATCAAAAAAGATTTCAAAGATATTTCAAGATTTCAACATTGACAAATTAGACATACCAGTTATGGGAGGTCCAAATGTTGCAATAACAGGAGACTTGGTCATGATGGCATCAGGAAATAAGGAAAGTTTTGAAAAATGTGAAAAAGTCTTCAATTCAATTGCAAACAAAGTATTTTTTCTGGGAGAAAGCGGGGTTGCCCATTCAGTCAAATTAGCCATGAATCTTCAAATCACAATGCTAGCATTAGCTCTATCTGAAGGAATTACATTAGTGAAAAAATCAGATGTAGATCCTAAAATATTTCTTGAAATATTAAACTCTACATATTTCAAAACTGGAATGAGTGAAAAAAAAGCATACAAAATGATAGACGGGAAATATGATACTACATTCACACTTGCCAATCTAAAAAAAGACATCACCACCATGACAAATACCGCAAAATCCCTAGGAATCAAATTGCCAATGATTACCAAAGCAGAAGAAGTTTACCAAAATGCAATCAAAGAAGGATTTGGAGATGTTGATTATACCGGGATCATAGAATATCTCAAAAAAATAAATGAATAA
- a CDS encoding C2H2-type zinc finger protein, with translation MLTIDCRDILSIKNDLLVYVADQVAAIPTLKNHQFTLSSFDDEIIDVSEVISAIKEYLDSIDEGRNFAVISNNDVINITSISGKVIERTTTQSEHEMFSCTHCGFVTQYQVELNAHMRIHYI, from the coding sequence ATGCTCACAATTGATTGTAGAGATATCCTATCGATAAAAAATGATTTACTTGTTTATGTGGCAGATCAAGTTGCTGCTATTCCCACTTTGAAAAATCATCAATTTACTTTATCCTCATTTGATGATGAAATAATTGATGTGTCTGAAGTGATTTCTGCAATAAAAGAATATTTGGATTCTATAGATGAAGGACGTAATTTTGCAGTCATCTCTAATAATGACGTAATAAACATCACATCTATTTCTGGAAAAGTGATTGAAAGAACTACGACTCAATCAGAACATGAAATGTTTTCCTGTACCCATTGCGGATTTGTTACTCAATATCAAGTTGAACTAAATGCTCATATGAGAATTCATTATATCTAA
- a CDS encoding DsbA family protein — protein MNKKVLVLGVIVIAILAGIAVSLSTPSSETVNLDMDRTHGSISTSMGSPILGDPNAPITIVEFGDYQCEMCYRWFHTSKPQIVENYIETGKANLVFVDLAFLGRDSPKAAQASYCAEDQEKYWDFHDMLYNSQEHVDNGWANSERLKAFAFELGLDMELFNSCLDSGKYSKRVQYNIQQAREQGIRSTPTFIVVGDNQQKQISGAQPYSVFKQVLDTLV, from the coding sequence ATGAATAAAAAAGTCCTAGTGTTAGGCGTAATTGTTATTGCAATTCTTGCTGGAATCGCAGTGTCTCTTTCTACACCTTCTTCTGAAACTGTTAATTTAGACATGGATAGAACTCATGGGTCTATTTCTACTTCTATGGGTTCACCGATTTTGGGTGATCCGAATGCCCCAATCACCATCGTTGAATTTGGGGACTATCAATGTGAGATGTGTTATAGATGGTTTCATACTTCAAAACCTCAGATAGTAGAAAATTATATTGAAACTGGTAAAGCAAATTTGGTTTTTGTTGATTTGGCTTTTTTAGGTCGTGATTCACCAAAAGCAGCGCAAGCATCATACTGTGCAGAAGATCAAGAAAAATATTGGGACTTTCATGATATGCTGTATAATTCTCAGGAACATGTAGATAATGGATGGGCAAACTCAGAAAGATTAAAGGCATTTGCATTTGAATTGGGTCTTGACATGGAATTGTTTAACAGTTGTCTTGATTCTGGTAAATATTCTAAACGTGTTCAGTATAATATTCAACAAGCAAGAGAACAAGGTATACGATCTACTCCTACTTTTATTGTAGTTGGTGATAACCAACAAAAACAAATTAGCGGTGCACAACCATATTCTGTATTTAAACAAGTATTGGATACTTTGGTATAG
- the artG gene encoding thaumarchaeosortase translates to MQNWNLIFGILIISSPILFSMIAFPDSIAWSWNEGRGGYFFALIFIVAELIGLKIVISKKRLLSVIPMALVTIVYLISLEYGLREYINESAEFFDVQLIYSWTWMWDFIVMAIFVVAALSIFFGKRWIRIAPAGPIFLTGTAIILSLDAFFPYDTLGPLQYVVPYFVQANVWLVTVLDLGTAVARDNVMFLRGDHGSMALQVFWPSAGVHSIIIFSLVIGAFMLKLNIPRKRKAVYFVLGIIGTITVNLIRIFSLSWYALKVTTDPVAWEEYHKIAGEIMFLPWLFAFILVVVIIESRRLKKSEK, encoded by the coding sequence ATGCAGAATTGGAATTTAATTTTTGGAATTCTGATCATTTCTAGCCCTATTCTTTTTTCAATGATTGCATTTCCAGATTCCATTGCTTGGAGTTGGAATGAGGGGAGGGGTGGGTACTTTTTTGCTCTGATTTTCATTGTTGCTGAATTAATTGGATTGAAAATTGTGATTTCTAAGAAAAGATTACTATCTGTTATACCAATGGCACTTGTAACCATTGTGTACCTTATTTCCTTAGAGTATGGACTAAGAGAGTACATTAACGAATCTGCAGAATTCTTTGATGTACAATTAATTTATTCTTGGACTTGGATGTGGGATTTTATTGTAATGGCAATATTTGTCGTTGCTGCATTGAGTATTTTCTTTGGAAAACGTTGGATTAGAATTGCACCTGCTGGACCTATCTTTCTAACTGGAACTGCTATCATTCTTTCACTTGATGCATTTTTTCCATATGATACGCTTGGTCCTTTACAATATGTTGTCCCTTATTTTGTTCAAGCAAATGTGTGGTTAGTAACAGTACTTGATCTTGGAACTGCAGTAGCTCGTGACAATGTGATGTTTTTGCGTGGTGATCATGGTTCTATGGCTCTTCAAGTATTTTGGCCATCAGCTGGGGTTCACAGTATCATCATATTTTCATTGGTGATTGGGGCATTCATGTTGAAATTAAACATACCTCGAAAAAGAAAGGCTGTCTATTTTGTTTTGGGAATAATTGGCACTATTACTGTTAACCTAATTCGCATTTTCTCCTTATCTTGGTATGCGCTTAAAGTAACAACTGATCCTGTTGCTTGGGAGGAATATCATAAAATTGCAGGTGAGATCATGTTCTTGCCTTGGTTATTTGCATTCATTCTGGTTGTAGTGATCATAGAGTCAAGACGATTAAAAAAGTCTGAAAAATAA
- the dinB gene encoding DNA polymerase IV yields METRVVFHIDFDYFYAQCEETRSPELKSKPVCVCVFSDRGGNSGAIATANYTARKYGVKSGIPISFAKKRLEERKDAVFLPVDFDFYSEISEKAMEIMKESADIFEYVGRDEAYLDVTKRVDGNFEKGFHLAQQIKNSIRDKIKLSCSIGISPNKLISKIASDFQKPDGLTLVSPDKAEVFLEQLKIRAIPGIGKKTEARFLEMNLETIQDLKNLDIFTLNKEFGRKTGTYIYNAVRGIDNEPVKEREASIQYSKISTLKKDSKDYQFLSENIRELCKEVHDVVKKNNRMFKSIGIHFVQSDLSSKSKSRMLKSPTSSIEELQKTADILLKEALENQTTTIRRLGVKVSELSEIQGQSDITSYF; encoded by the coding sequence TTGGAAACCAGAGTAGTTTTCCACATAGATTTTGATTATTTTTATGCTCAATGCGAAGAAACAAGATCACCTGAATTAAAATCAAAACCTGTTTGTGTATGTGTTTTTTCAGATAGAGGAGGAAATAGCGGTGCAATTGCAACTGCAAATTACACAGCCAGAAAATACGGAGTCAAATCAGGAATTCCCATTTCATTTGCCAAAAAAAGATTAGAAGAAAGAAAGGATGCAGTTTTTTTACCAGTGGATTTTGATTTCTATTCAGAAATATCAGAGAAAGCTATGGAGATAATGAAAGAAAGTGCAGATATTTTTGAATATGTAGGTAGAGATGAGGCTTATTTGGATGTAACAAAAAGAGTAGATGGTAATTTTGAAAAAGGATTTCATTTAGCACAGCAAATAAAAAATTCCATTCGGGACAAAATTAAGCTAAGCTGCTCGATAGGAATTTCTCCCAACAAGTTGATTTCAAAAATAGCTTCAGATTTTCAAAAGCCAGATGGTTTGACTTTGGTGTCACCTGATAAGGCAGAAGTATTTTTAGAGCAATTAAAAATTAGAGCAATACCAGGCATTGGAAAAAAAACAGAAGCGAGATTTTTGGAAATGAATCTAGAAACAATTCAAGATTTAAAAAATCTAGATATTTTTACATTAAACAAAGAATTTGGAAGAAAAACTGGCACGTATATCTATAATGCAGTCAGAGGAATTGACAATGAGCCAGTCAAAGAAAGAGAAGCAAGTATACAATACAGCAAAATTTCAACATTAAAAAAAGATTCAAAAGATTATCAATTTTTATCTGAAAACATAAGAGAGCTATGTAAAGAAGTACATGACGTGGTAAAAAAAAATAACAGAATGTTCAAATCAATTGGAATTCATTTTGTTCAATCAGATTTATCAAGTAAATCAAAATCAAGAATGTTAAAAAGCCCCACATCAAGCATAGAAGAATTACAGAAAACAGCAGATATACTTCTAAAAGAGGCATTAGAAAATCAGACTACAACAATTAGAAGGCTAGGAGTGAAAGTTTCAGAACTTTCTGAAATTCAAGGACAAAGCGACATTACGTCTTATTTTTAA
- a CDS encoding DNA-binding protein, whose product MSNTKKSKDAEDILSEFGSRIKPEPEPEPEPEPEPEPAPEPEPAPEPEPAPEPTPEPEPEPEPTPEPEPQLEAPEPEPQLEAPEPEPQLEAPEPEPQLEAPEPEPQLEAPEPSAANASETRKVPEERDVIFVGTKPIMTYVSATLTQLSTRPTVTIKARGKRITQAVDVSQMIVKRMNSVGYVISDVRISSDSLTSQDGKQRNVSTMEIDISKN is encoded by the coding sequence TTGAGCAACACTAAAAAATCTAAAGATGCAGAAGACATTCTTTCAGAATTTGGTTCTAGAATTAAACCTGAACCAGAACCTGAACCAGAACCTGAACCAGAACCTGAACCAGCACCAGAACCTGAACCGGCACCAGAACCTGAACCAGCACCTGAACCAACACCAGAACCTGAACCAGAACCTGAACCAACACCAGAACCTGAACCACAACTTGAAGCACCAGAACCTGAACCACAACTTGAAGCACCAGAACCTGAACCACAACTTGAAGCACCAGAACCTGAACCACAACTTGAAGCACCAGAACCTGAACCACAACTTGAAGCACCAGAACCTTCTGCTGCCAATGCTTCTGAAACACGAAAAGTTCCAGAAGAACGAGATGTAATTTTTGTTGGAACCAAGCCTATCATGACTTATGTTTCTGCAACTTTAACTCAACTTTCTACAAGACCCACTGTGACAATAAAAGCTAGGGGCAAACGAATTACACAAGCAGTTGATGTTTCTCAAATGATTGTCAAACGAATGAATTCTGTTGGTTATGTAATTAGTGACGTTAGAATTTCATCTGATTCTTTAACTTCCCAAGATGGAAAACAACGTAATGTTTCTACCATGGAAATTGATATTTCAAAAAATTAA
- a CDS encoding LysE family transporter: protein MVEIFEFAVIVITISASGVMAPGPLFAANIAYGLQGGVKYGIKLAVGHSIVEFPLVVLLGVGVFSLEIFPEFRMVISIFGAITLFVFAILQIKTVLQKRDIRSNPKHGPLIAGITLSALNPFFIIWWLTIGFKLISDAMLIWAFSGMLVVFFLHIWMDFVWLGGVSFLTSKSSQIISNKNYKFLMIGLSFALIYFGITFLIDVTP from the coding sequence ATGGTGGAGATTTTTGAATTTGCAGTTATTGTAATTACAATTTCAGCTTCAGGGGTTATGGCACCTGGACCACTTTTCGCAGCTAATATTGCATATGGATTGCAAGGAGGGGTAAAGTATGGAATAAAACTAGCAGTAGGTCATTCAATTGTAGAATTTCCATTAGTGGTTTTGTTAGGAGTAGGAGTATTTTCTTTAGAAATATTTCCAGAATTTAGAATGGTGATTTCAATTTTTGGAGCGATAACACTTTTTGTATTTGCTATATTACAAATTAAGACAGTATTACAAAAAAGAGACATCAGATCAAATCCAAAACACGGTCCATTAATTGCAGGAATTACCCTAAGTGCATTAAATCCATTTTTCATTATTTGGTGGCTTACTATAGGATTCAAGTTGATTTCAGATGCCATGTTAATTTGGGCATTTTCAGGAATGCTAGTAGTATTTTTTCTTCATATTTGGATGGATTTTGTATGGTTGGGAGGAGTTTCATTCCTTACATCAAAAAGTTCACAAATAATTTCCAATAAAAATTACAAATTCTTAATGATAGGATTAAGTTTTGCTCTAATATATTTTGGAATAACCTTTTTGATAGATGTGACTCCTTAA
- a CDS encoding proteasome assembly chaperone family protein: protein MSPKIRIRELRKLNLEEGYLIDGFPSIGFSSTIATESMIHTSQFELAGVVDSESFPPISIIKDGKPNFPTRIFVNDDLKVGVFLSYLTLEQSLHKITAKTMLSWAKKHKIKLIVSSVAIKSSNNIEKMICIGSTESARNKIKEAGLKVLEHGTVPGIPGMLLNEGSISDQDVIVIIFHTDGKGPDFKSSAELCMAMSKLIPGASCDITSLQKEAEKAEIMIKKTQEETNHLKDFMYR from the coding sequence TTGTCTCCAAAAATCAGAATTAGAGAGTTACGAAAATTAAATTTAGAAGAAGGATACCTCATTGACGGGTTTCCCTCCATAGGATTCAGTAGTACAATTGCAACCGAATCAATGATTCATACATCACAATTTGAATTAGCAGGAGTTGTTGATTCTGAAAGTTTTCCACCCATCAGCATTATCAAAGATGGAAAACCAAATTTTCCAACAAGAATTTTTGTCAATGATGATTTGAAAGTTGGAGTGTTTTTGTCGTATCTCACATTAGAACAATCATTACATAAGATCACAGCAAAAACAATGTTATCATGGGCAAAAAAACACAAAATCAAATTAATTGTTAGCAGTGTAGCAATAAAATCATCAAACAATATTGAAAAAATGATATGTATTGGAAGCACAGAATCTGCAAGAAATAAAATAAAAGAAGCAGGCTTGAAAGTATTAGAACATGGAACAGTTCCAGGCATTCCTGGCATGTTACTAAATGAGGGAAGCATTTCAGATCAAGATGTCATTGTAATAATTTTTCATACTGATGGAAAGGGTCCAGATTTTAAATCAAGTGCAGAGTTGTGTATGGCAATGTCAAAATTAATCCCCGGAGCATCGTGTGACATTACATCGTTACAAAAGGAAGCTGAGAAGGCGGAGATAATGATTAAAAAAACACAAGAAGAGACAAACCACCTTAAAGATTTCATGTATAGATAA
- a CDS encoding deoxyhypusine synthase, with translation MIDPGRPVKDIQIDSNMPIEKIFEELSQSGGFESVNLSEGLGILSEMISDKQCLRFVSFVGAVVSTGLRGIIKDMIKNKWFDVAITTCGALDHDIARHFSHYKEGSFTMDDMELAEQNIHRLGNVLVPMDSYGPLIEEKMQAFLEEEYQNGNKEMSTAEICRMIGKHLGEDSFLHWAYKNDIDVVVPGIMDGAVGSQIWLFTQKHNDFKLNMVGDANLLSGLIFKAEKSGAFMIGGGISKHHTLWWNQYREGLDYAFYITTAQEFDGSLSGALVREAISWGKVTQKAKQSTLHAEVTTILPFIYAALISKVQK, from the coding sequence ATGATAGATCCTGGCCGTCCAGTAAAAGATATTCAAATTGATTCAAACATGCCAATTGAAAAAATTTTTGAAGAGCTTTCACAATCAGGAGGATTTGAATCAGTAAACCTCTCAGAAGGATTAGGAATTTTATCAGAAATGATTTCAGATAAACAGTGTTTGAGATTTGTTTCATTTGTAGGTGCAGTAGTATCCACAGGCCTCAGAGGAATAATCAAAGACATGATCAAAAACAAATGGTTTGATGTAGCAATCACTACATGTGGAGCATTAGATCATGACATTGCAAGACATTTTTCACATTACAAAGAAGGTTCATTCACAATGGATGATATGGAGCTGGCTGAACAAAATATCCATAGATTAGGCAATGTATTAGTTCCAATGGATAGTTACGGTCCACTTATTGAAGAAAAAATGCAAGCATTCCTAGAAGAAGAATATCAAAATGGAAATAAAGAAATGAGCACTGCAGAAATTTGCAGAATGATTGGTAAACATCTAGGAGAGGATTCATTTCTTCATTGGGCATACAAAAATGATATTGACGTAGTTGTTCCAGGAATAATGGATGGTGCTGTAGGAAGTCAAATTTGGTTATTTACACAAAAACATAATGATTTTAAATTAAACATGGTAGGAGATGCAAACTTGCTTTCTGGATTAATTTTCAAGGCTGAAAAATCAGGAGCATTCATGATTGGCGGAGGTATTTCTAAACACCATACATTGTGGTGGAATCAATATAGAGAAGGATTAGATTATGCATTTTACATTACAACTGCTCAAGAATTTGATGGGAGTCTGAGTGGGGCATTAGTAAGAGAAGCAATCTCATGGGGAAAAGTAACACAAAAAGCAAAACAATCAACATTGCATGCAGAAGTGACAACAATATTGCCATTTATTTATGCAGCGTTAATTTCAAAAGTACAAAAATAA
- a CDS encoding inositol-3-phosphate synthase — MAGRIKVGLVGIGNCFSGLIQGIEYYRKNPSQEITGIIHDKLAGYGIHDIDFVCGFDVGENKVGKLLHEAIYEYPNMVDWIAKDDLPKNDAMVYESPILDGVGVWVENRIKPIVSTKTTEQIAEEIKRVIKEKGVEIIVSYLPVGSDKVTEFWAQICLDTKTAFVNCIPSFIASDEKWAKKFEDANVPCIGDDIKGQVGATIVHRTLAKLCSDRGTKIEKTYQINVGGNTDFLNMKEQDRLASKRISKTESVQSQLKERLDDDQIYVGPSDFIPFLGNTKLMFMRIEGRQWANIPYNMEVRLEVDDKANSAGIVIDAIRLAKIALDRGIGGPIKPASAYLMKHPIEQTSDVLAKAECEKFVAGD, encoded by the coding sequence ATGGCTGGTAGAATCAAAGTCGGTTTAGTAGGTATTGGTAATTGTTTTTCAGGTCTAATCCAAGGCATTGAGTATTATAGAAAAAACCCTTCACAAGAAATTACTGGTATTATTCATGATAAACTAGCTGGATATGGTATTCATGATATTGATTTTGTTTGTGGATTTGATGTTGGTGAAAATAAAGTTGGCAAACTTTTGCATGAGGCAATTTATGAATACCCGAACATGGTTGATTGGATTGCAAAAGATGACTTGCCAAAAAACGATGCAATGGTCTATGAAAGCCCAATTTTAGATGGAGTTGGGGTTTGGGTTGAAAATAGAATTAAGCCTATTGTGAGCACAAAAACAACTGAACAAATTGCTGAAGAGATTAAACGAGTCATCAAAGAAAAGGGAGTTGAAATTATTGTATCCTATTTGCCAGTCGGTTCTGATAAGGTGACTGAATTTTGGGCTCAAATTTGTTTAGATACAAAGACTGCATTTGTTAATTGTATTCCATCTTTTATTGCATCTGATGAGAAATGGGCAAAAAAGTTTGAGGATGCAAATGTACCTTGTATTGGCGATGATATCAAAGGTCAGGTTGGCGCAACAATTGTTCATAGAACTTTAGCTAAACTTTGTAGTGATAGAGGAACAAAAATTGAAAAAACATATCAAATCAATGTTGGAGGAAATACTGATTTCTTAAACATGAAGGAGCAAGATAGATTGGCATCAAAAAGAATTTCTAAGACTGAAAGTGTTCAAAGTCAACTCAAAGAAAGACTTGATGATGATCAAATTTATGTAGGTCCGTCTGATTTTATTCCTTTCTTAGGAAATACCAAGCTTATGTTTATGAGAATTGAAGGTCGTCAATGGGCAAACATTCCATATAATATGGAAGTTCGTTTAGAGGTAGATGACAAAGCAAATTCTGCGGGTATTGTAATAGATGCAATTAGATTGGCAAAAATTGCCCTCGATAGAGGCATAGGTGGACCAATAAAACCTGCAAGTGCATATTTGATGAAACACCCTATTGAACAAACATCCGATGTTTTAGCAAAAGCTGAATGTGAAAAATTTGTTGCTGGTGACTAG
- a CDS encoding carbon-nitrogen hydrolase family protein, which produces MVKLGLIQTKVHSSNEKGIAQVSKILKKLGRQNTDIVCLPEQWLKNNKITDFEKEFLEFKKIAKEFSMTIIPGAFYEITKKSTSIIAPIIGPMGEFIGRQEKIHPFDYERDNVKPGKEAKIFNTACRFGIIICYDMVFPKVANTFVKKGAQVLFSPSRIVKRGIEPWQMYVQVRALENRIPILAANVQNYKFGGNSLIIDLIENNKVMTTKITRLDGECGISKELDLKKYEKSRRIRFRDSNNFQ; this is translated from the coding sequence ATGGTAAAGCTTGGATTAATTCAGACAAAAGTACATAGTTCAAATGAAAAAGGGATTGCTCAAGTATCAAAAATTTTAAAAAAACTAGGAAGACAAAATACAGACATTGTGTGCCTACCAGAGCAATGGCTAAAAAATAACAAAATTACTGACTTTGAGAAGGAATTTTTGGAATTTAAGAAAATAGCAAAGGAATTTTCCATGACAATTATTCCAGGGGCATTCTATGAAATTACCAAGAAAAGTACATCCATAATCGCCCCAATTATTGGTCCAATGGGGGAATTCATAGGCAGGCAGGAGAAAATTCATCCTTTTGACTATGAAAGGGATAATGTGAAGCCGGGAAAAGAGGCTAAAATCTTCAACACAGCATGCAGATTTGGAATAATAATTTGTTATGACATGGTATTCCCAAAGGTTGCCAACACATTTGTAAAAAAAGGAGCCCAAGTCTTATTTTCACCCAGTAGAATAGTCAAAAGAGGCATTGAGCCTTGGCAAATGTATGTACAGGTCAGAGCATTAGAAAATAGAATACCCATCTTAGCAGCAAATGTTCAAAATTACAAATTTGGGGGAAATAGTCTCATCATAGATTTGATTGAAAATAACAAAGTCATGACAACTAAGATTACGAGATTGGATGGAGAGTGTGGCATAAGCAAAGAACTTGATTTGAAGAAATATGAAAAGAGTAGAAGAATAAGATTTAGAGATTCAAATAATTTTCAGTGA